One region of Limnospira fusiformis SAG 85.79 genomic DNA includes:
- a CDS encoding Ig-like domain-containing protein, with translation MINPTATDINSKSFPLEWLFSAFRVSETLKTGQQVVIIDSGVKDYRELISGLRAVADVIILSPNRDGVLQIAETLYQYNTIAQIHIICHGSPGCLKLGNVELTSETLPHYSQHLGTLNDKLHDSSIILYGCQVAAGPKGETFLKQLHQLTRANITASTTPTGNHQLGGDWDFQINIGNPIDTNSIFSPVTMATYSHTLAFESDDFNTNSLNAWWNFITPNNNSSYLLTGTGTPDAYVELSVPGATDMWNANRSATRLMQPAQNEDFELEIKFAADPALNKQMQGILVEQDNNNWLRFDVFKINSDLALFAGSTRNGGSRSMIRMGVQPGQARHLKVNRTGDVWTLNYSADGVSWTTAGSFTQALQVQQVGLFAANADSSSSPQFTSQVDYFFNTASPIIPEDGQVVTPEPIENQPPTANDDNATVRTGNTVTINVLNNDSDPDGVLVPDTVAVVDSPDYGTITVNPNGTITYSHDGSSTGTDSFTYTVEDDDGATSNEATVFLTIEENQPPIANDDNATVRTGNTVTINVLNNDSDPDGVLIPDTVAVVDLPDYGTITVNPNGTITYSHDGSSTNSDRFTYTVEDDDGATSNEATVFLTIEENQPPIANDDNATVRTGNTVTINVLSNDSDPDGVLVPDTVTVVDLPDYGNITVNPNGTITYSHDGSSTGTDSFTYTVEDDDGAISNLANVSITIQEPSADPNPTVLDIWYGSEQSFGHIGKPLVWVNILGYAFDPDGISSLSYSLNGGPEIPLRLNVHGQPRNPRLSRNGDFNVEIAYTDLNPASDQDDIVVITAVDTLGHIATESVTIKHELGNAWPKTYSIDWSEVDQINDVAQVVDGLWTLTDDGVRTAETGYDRLIAIGDIGWDDYEATVPITIHETNTNGIIGLLMRWKGHQPDGGTQPYVQWRTHGEIGFYHMSSGLSLEGTTFFNSGRNITLEAGNTYNFKMRSQTVDDGSIYSFKVWEESEPEPTEWDRKSFKSSSDIRALSHGSLLLVAHYYDATFGDVTVVPYGEERPNLAPIANNDHTRVSQGNSVNIRVLSNDEDIDGSLMPNTVTIVTEPNHGTVSIQNGVVTYNHNGSYTSGDRFTYTVEDNHGATSNEATVFLGISELDLAFNSDDFNSSTLKPEWNFIKPLANSSYALTGTGTSDAYLELSVPAQTDLWNQNRTTARLMQPAANEDFELEIKFASDPTVSKQMQGILVEQDERNWLRFNVSQTGSGLSVFAASTTNGSSRVMVSGSVAAGQARYLNVNRQGNLWTLKSSGDGINWNTVGSFIRDLQVQEVGLFAGHAGNSPAMFTTQVDYFFNMAAPIVPEDVSLGNQPPIANDDTARVQPSQSVVIDVLSNDSDPDGVLIPDTVTVVNSPDYGTITVNPNGTITYSHDGSSTSTDSFTYTVEDNDGAISNSATVFLTIQENQPPTANDDNATVRTGNTVTINVLNNDSDPDGVLVPDTVTVVDLPDYGTITVNPNGTITYSHDGSSTNSDRFTYTVEDDDGAISNPATVSLTIQENQPPTANDDNATVRTGNTVTINVLNNDSDPDGVLVPDTVTVVDLPDYGTITVNPNGTITYSHDGSSTNSDRFTYTVEDDDGAISNSATVFLTIEENQPPTANDDNATVRTGNTVTINVLNNDSDPDGVLVPDTVTVVDSPNYGNITVNPNGTITYSHDGSSTNTDSFTYTVEDNDGAISNPATVFLTVSELDLAFESDDFNSNSLDPRWNFISPNNNSSYLLTGTGTPDAYVELSVPGATDMWNRNRSAARLMQPAANEDFELEIKFAADPALDKQIQGILVEQDDNNWVRFDVFKTNSGLALFAASTRNGGSRSMIRMGVEPGQARHLKVNRTGDVWTLNYSPDGSTWTTAGSFTQALQVQQVGLFAGNAGSSSSPTFTSQVDYFFNTAAPIIPEDGQVVIPEDEPPVIPEDEQLENQPPTANDDNATVKTGNTVTIDVLNNDSDPDGVLIPDTVTVVDLPDYGNITVNPNGTITYSHDGSSTNSDRFTYTVEDDDGAISNSATVFLTIEENQPPTANDDNATVLIGNTVTINVLNNDSDPDGVLVPDTVTVVDSPNYGNITVNPNGTITYSHDGSSTSTDSFTYTVEDNDGAISNPATVSLTVSELDLAFESDDFNSNSLDPRWNFISPNNNSSYLLTGTGTPDAYVELSVPGGTDMWNSNRSAARLMQPAQNEDFELEIKFAADPALDKQIQGILVEQDDNNWVRFDVFKTNSGLALFAASTRNGGSRSMIRMGVEPGQARHLKVNRTGDVWTLNYSPDGSTWTTAGSFTQALQVQQVGLFAGNAGSSSSPTFTSQVDYFFNTAAPIIPEDTPDLSPPTAALLAPDLTPILGSDTGYAFTVSYSDDWEIQESTLDDADIRVIGPLGVQQLASLVRVYGEENGNTRNATYQITPSGGVWDVSDGGTYTVIMEPNAVSDMAGNFIPTATLGSFTVDFSANTPTQNIVFPADAGVVDVRDYGAIPNDGIDDTAAIQQAINENAGQNRIIYFPNGVYDVSGRIAYPGSEKRNILQGESRDGTIIRLQDNLGFDTAVIDTGNPPAQRFRNSIRDLTVDVGQGNPDAIAINFIANNQGTLNNVRIVSRDGQGAIGLDLATDENGPLLVKDVEVVGFDVGIRTWNPTATQTLEGVKLVNQNVYGWQNFNQTLFVRDLESTNAVPVIWNMPDGSSDFTIMDANLTGVGAAATQPAIHNQKGMYVNNLNTSGYELAILQDDNGRGNLSQPDGYVAEWMARGGFNTLFDAPTQAFELEVLPTPVVPWDDLSDWVSPLAFGGLPNDGIDDTLAIQAAIDSGASTVYLPNGVWNIGGNLQLRNNLQRFIGTEATILGSGTITVADGTTDVVSVERLEAPNITFVQDSDRTMVMSNMIINQYFNTSQGTGDLYIEDISGGPWSFTNQNVWARQINPETIHTPRIKNDGGNLWILGYKTEDEGTLVETVNGGKTEVLGAYILHGEFGDIPVFINNESSLSYVAASFRSFKGEPLPAVGVEEIQNLETRRTVGLPGYYSSTSLNRVPVNTIVGTQGDDWLNGTDPNSSNPGRGQIDILTGNGGFDTFVLGDSNSVYYDDGIDDQPGWQDYALITDFDNDVIQLHGSSEDYRLADSPQGLPNGLAIFYKGDVTDELIGIVQGMNNISLNSSSFVYV, from the coding sequence ATGATTAACCCCACAGCCACCGATATTAACTCAAAGTCCTTCCCCTTGGAATGGCTATTCTCGGCGTTCAGAGTATCCGAAACGCTTAAAACTGGTCAACAGGTAGTAATAATTGACTCCGGGGTTAAAGATTATCGGGAGTTGATTAGTGGCCTTCGCGCGGTGGCAGATGTCATAATTTTGTCCCCCAACAGAGATGGTGTCCTACAGATAGCGGAGACCCTATACCAATATAATACGATCGCACAAATTCATATAATCTGCCATGGCTCACCAGGTTGTCTGAAATTGGGGAATGTGGAACTAACCTCAGAAACCCTCCCCCACTACAGCCAACACCTAGGAACCTTAAACGATAAACTGCACGATAGCTCTATTATCCTCTATGGTTGCCAAGTCGCCGCCGGACCTAAGGGGGAAACCTTCCTTAAACAACTGCATCAACTTACAAGAGCCAATATTACCGCCTCAACTACCCCCACAGGTAATCACCAATTGGGGGGAGACTGGGATTTTCAGATCAACATAGGAAACCCTATCGATACCAATTCCATATTTTCCCCAGTCACAATGGCAACCTACAGCCACACCTTAGCCTTTGAGTCGGACGACTTCAACACCAACAGCCTCAACGCCTGGTGGAATTTTATCACTCCCAACAATAACAGTTCCTACCTACTCACCGGAACAGGTACACCAGATGCTTATGTAGAACTATCAGTCCCCGGTGCTACTGATATGTGGAATGCCAACCGTAGCGCCACCAGACTCATGCAGCCGGCTCAAAATGAAGATTTTGAGTTAGAAATCAAATTTGCCGCCGACCCCGCCTTAAATAAGCAAATGCAGGGGATTTTGGTAGAGCAAGATAATAATAACTGGCTCAGGTTTGATGTCTTTAAAATTAATTCAGATTTAGCCTTATTTGCGGGTTCAACCCGTAACGGTGGTTCCCGGTCGATGATTCGTATGGGGGTACAACCCGGACAAGCGCGACACCTGAAGGTTAACCGCACTGGGGATGTCTGGACTCTCAACTATTCCGCTGATGGTGTGAGTTGGACTACGGCTGGGAGTTTTACGCAAGCCTTACAAGTCCAACAGGTGGGGTTATTTGCGGCTAATGCTGACAGTTCATCATCTCCTCAGTTTACCTCCCAGGTCGATTACTTTTTTAATACAGCCTCTCCTATTATTCCAGAAGATGGTCAGGTTGTTACTCCAGAACCAATTGAAAATCAGCCACCCACCGCTAACGATGATAACGCGACGGTCAGAACCGGAAACACTGTTACCATTAACGTCCTCAATAATGATAGCGACCCCGATGGTGTTTTAGTCCCGGATACCGTCGCGGTAGTTGACTCTCCAGATTACGGTACTATCACGGTTAACCCTAACGGAACTATCACCTATAGCCATGACGGTTCATCTACCGGTACGGATAGCTTTACTTATACGGTAGAGGATGATGATGGCGCTACCTCTAACGAAGCTACCGTTTTCCTGACTATCGAGGAAAATCAGCCACCCATAGCCAATGATGATAACGCTACCGTCCGCACCGGAAACACTGTTACCATTAACGTCCTCAATAATGATAGCGACCCGGATGGTGTTTTAATCCCGGATACCGTCGCGGTAGTTGATTTACCAGATTACGGTACTATCACGGTTAACCCTAACGGAACTATCACCTATAGCCATGACGGTTCATCTACCAATAGCGATCGCTTTACTTATACGGTAGAGGATGATGATGGCGCTACCTCTAACGAAGCCACCGTTTTCCTGACTATCGAGGAAAATCAGCCACCCATAGCCAATGATGATAACGCTACCGTCCGCACCGGAAACACTGTTACCATTAACGTCCTTAGTAATGATAGCGACCCGGATGGTGTTTTAGTCCCGGATACGGTGACGGTGGTTGATTTACCAGATTACGGTAATATCACCGTTAACCCTAACGGAACTATCACCTATAGCCATGACGGTTCATCTACCGGTACGGATAGCTTTACTTATACGGTAGAGGATGATGATGGCGCTATCTCCAACCTAGCCAATGTTAGCATCACCATTCAAGAACCATCAGCAGACCCAAATCCCACCGTTCTTGATATCTGGTATGGTTCAGAACAGAGTTTTGGTCATATTGGTAAGCCTCTAGTTTGGGTCAATATCCTTGGTTACGCTTTCGACCCAGACGGTATATCTTCTCTAAGCTACTCACTCAATGGAGGACCAGAAATTCCTCTTCGTCTTAATGTTCATGGTCAACCCAGGAATCCTCGTTTATCAAGAAATGGCGACTTTAACGTTGAAATTGCTTACACAGATCTCAACCCCGCATCTGATCAGGATGATATAGTTGTTATTACAGCAGTTGATACACTGGGTCATATTGCTACCGAATCTGTCACTATTAAACATGAATTAGGAAATGCTTGGCCGAAAACTTATTCCATTGACTGGAGTGAAGTTGATCAAATTAACGATGTAGCACAAGTAGTAGATGGTCTGTGGACTTTAACAGATGATGGAGTCCGCACGGCTGAAACAGGTTATGACCGCTTAATTGCTATTGGTGACATTGGATGGGATGACTACGAAGCCACTGTTCCCATTACGATTCATGAAACTAATACTAATGGGATAATCGGTCTGTTAATGCGATGGAAAGGACATCAACCTGATGGTGGGACTCAGCCTTATGTTCAGTGGCGCACCCATGGGGAAATTGGTTTTTATCACATGAGCAGTGGCTTGTCTTTAGAAGGAACAACGTTCTTTAATAGTGGCAGAAATATCACGCTGGAAGCGGGGAATACCTACAATTTCAAGATGCGATCGCAAACTGTGGATGATGGTAGTATTTATAGCTTTAAAGTTTGGGAGGAAAGCGAACCGGAACCCACAGAATGGGATCGTAAATCCTTTAAATCATCATCAGACATCAGAGCCTTGTCTCATGGTTCGTTGCTGCTAGTTGCTCACTATTATGATGCCACTTTTGGTGATGTTACAGTTGTTCCCTATGGAGAAGAGCGACCTAACCTCGCACCGATCGCCAATAATGATCACACTAGAGTTAGCCAAGGAAATAGTGTTAATATTAGAGTTCTCAGTAATGATGAAGATATTGACGGTAGCTTGATGCCGAATACTGTAACTATCGTTACTGAACCAAATCACGGCACTGTTAGTATTCAAAATGGGGTAGTTACTTACAATCATAATGGTTCCTATACCAGTGGCGATCGCTTTACTTATACCGTCGAAGATAATCATGGCGCTACCTCCAATGAAGCCACTGTATTTCTGGGTATTTCGGAATTAGATTTAGCCTTCAACTCCGATGATTTTAATAGCAGCACCCTCAAGCCAGAATGGAATTTTATTAAACCCCTAGCCAATTCCTCCTATGCTTTAACTGGAACCGGAACAAGTGATGCTTATTTAGAACTTTCTGTTCCCGCTCAAACTGATCTATGGAATCAAAATCGGACCACGGCGCGACTCATGCAACCCGCCGCCAACGAAGATTTTGAATTAGAAATTAAATTCGCTTCCGACCCCACTGTATCCAAACAAATGCAAGGAATTTTGGTAGAGCAAGATGAGCGGAACTGGTTAAGGTTTAATGTATCTCAAACCGGGTCAGGTTTATCAGTATTCGCTGCTTCTACGACTAATGGTAGTTCCCGTGTGATGGTTTCTGGTTCCGTGGCTGCTGGACAAGCTCGATATTTGAATGTAAATCGACAAGGAAACTTATGGACTCTCAAATCTTCTGGAGATGGTATCAATTGGAACACAGTTGGCAGTTTTATCCGTGATTTACAAGTCCAAGAAGTGGGGTTGTTTGCGGGTCATGCTGGAAATTCACCAGCAATGTTTACCACCCAGGTCGATTACTTTTTCAATATGGCGGCTCCCATTGTCCCGGAAGATGTCTCCCTAGGAAATCAGCCACCCATAGCCAATGATGATACAGCCAGAGTACAGCCAAGCCAATCTGTTGTCATTGATGTGTTAAGCAATGATAGCGACCCGGATGGTGTTTTAATCCCAGATACCGTCACCGTAGTTAACTCTCCAGACTACGGTACTATCACGGTTAACCCTAACGGAACTATCACCTATAGCCATGACGGTTCATCTACCAGTACGGATAGCTTTACTTATACCGTAGAGGATAATGATGGCGCTATCTCCAACTCAGCTACCGTCTTCCTGACTATCCAAGAAAATCAACCCCCCACCGCTAACGATGATAACGCTACCGTCCGCACTGGAAACACCGTTACCATTAACGTCCTCAATAACGATAGCGACCCCGATGGTGTTTTAGTCCCAGATACCGTCACCGTAGTTGATTTACCAGATTACGGTACTATCACCGTTAACCCTAACGGAACTATCACCTATAGCCATGACGGTTCATCTACCAATAGCGATCGCTTTACTTATACCGTAGAGGATGATGATGGCGCTATCTCTAACCCAGCCACCGTCTCCCTGACTATCCAAGAAAATCAACCCCCCACCGCTAACGATGATAACGCTACCGTCCGCACTGGAAACACTGTTACCATTAACGTCCTCAATAACGATAGCGACCCCGATGGTGTTTTAGTCCCAGATACCGTCACCGTAGTTGATTTACCAGATTACGGTACTATCACCGTTAACCCTAACGGAACTATCACCTATAGCCATGACGGTTCATCTACCAATAGCGATCGCTTTACTTATACCGTAGAGGATGATGATGGCGCTATCTCCAACTCAGCTACCGTCTTCCTGACTATCGAGGAAAATCAACCCCCCACCGCTAACGATGATAACGCCACCGTCCGCACTGGAAACACTGTTACCATTAACGTCCTCAATAACGATAGCGACCCCGATGGTGTTTTAGTCCCAGATACCGTCACCGTAGTTGACTCTCCCAACTACGGTAATATCACTGTTAACCCTAACGGAACCATCACCTATAGCCATGACGGTTCATCTACCAATACGGATAGCTTTACTTATACCGTAGAGGATAATGATGGCGCTATCTCTAACCCAGCCACCGTCTTCCTAACCGTTTCCGAGTTAGACTTAGCCTTTGAGTCCGACGACTTCAACAGCAATAGCCTAGACCCCCGCTGGAATTTTATCAGTCCCAACAATAACAGTTCCTACCTACTCACCGGAACAGGTACACCAGATGCTTATGTAGAACTATCAGTTCCTGGTGCTACTGATATGTGGAATCGCAACCGTAGCGCCGCCAGACTCATGCAGCCGGCCGCCAATGAAGATTTTGAGTTAGAAATCAAATTTGCCGCCGACCCCGCCTTAGATAAGCAAATACAGGGGATTTTGGTAGAACAAGATGATAATAACTGGGTCAGGTTTGATGTCTTTAAGACTAATTCAGGTTTAGCCTTATTTGCAGCTTCAACCCGTAACGGTGGTTCCCGGTCAATGATTCGTATGGGGGTAGAACCCGGACAAGCGCGACACCTGAAAGTTAACCGCACTGGGGATGTCTGGACTCTCAACTATTCCCCAGATGGTTCAACTTGGACGACCGCCGGGAGTTTTACCCAAGCCTTACAAGTGCAACAGGTAGGGTTATTTGCGGGAAATGCCGGAAGTTCATCATCTCCTACGTTTACCAGCCAGGTCGATTACTTCTTCAATACGGCCGCTCCTATTATTCCAGAAGATGGTCAGGTTGTGATTCCCGAAGATGAACCGCCTGTTATTCCAGAAGATGAACAACTGGAAAATCAACCCCCCACCGCTAACGATGATAACGCCACCGTCAAAACCGGAAACACCGTTACCATTGATGTCCTCAATAACGATAGCGACCCCGATGGTGTTTTAATCCCAGATACCGTCACCGTAGTTGATTTACCAGATTACGGTAATATCACCGTTAACCCTAACGGAACCATCACCTATAGCCATGACGGTTCATCTACCAATAGCGATCGCTTTACTTATACCGTAGAGGATGATGATGGCGCTATCTCCAACTCAGCTACCGTCTTCCTGACTATCGAGGAAAATCAACCCCCCACCGCTAACGATGATAACGCCACCGTCCTCATAGGTAACACCGTTACCATTAACGTCCTCAATAACGATAGCGACCCCGATGGTGTTTTAGTCCCAGATACCGTCACCGTAGTTGACTCTCCCAACTACGGTAATATCACCGTTAACCCTAACGGAACCATCACCTATAGCCATGACGGTTCATCTACCAGTACGGATAGCTTTACTTATACCGTAGAGGATAATGATGGCGCTATCTCTAACCCAGCTACCGTCTCCCTAACCGTTTCCGAGTTAGACTTAGCCTTTGAGTCCGACGACTTCAACAGCAATAGCCTAGACCCCCGCTGGAATTTTATCAGTCCCAACAATAACAGTTCCTACCTACTCACCGGAACAGGTACACCAGATGCTTATGTAGAACTATCAGTCCCTGGTGGTACTGATATGTGGAATAGCAACCGTAGCGCCGCCAGACTCATGCAGCCGGCTCAAAATGAAGATTTTGAGTTAGAAATCAAATTTGCCGCCGACCCCGCCTTAGATAAGCAAATACAGGGGATTTTGGTAGAGCAAGATGATAATAACTGGGTCAGGTTTGATGTCTTTAAGACTAATTCAGGTTTAGCCTTATTTGCAGCTTCAACCCGTAACGGTGGTTCCCGGTCAATGATTCGTATGGGGGTAGAACCCGGACAAGCGCGACACCTGAAAGTTAACCGCACTGGGGATGTCTGGACTCTCAACTATTCCCCAGATGGTTCAACTTGGACGACCGCCGGGAGTTTTACCCAAGCCTTACAAGTGCAACAGGTGGGGTTATTTGCGGGAAATGCCGGAAGTTCATCATCTCCTACCTTTACCAGCCAGGTCGATTACTTCTTCAATACAGCCGCTCCTATTATCCCAGAAGATACCCCAGACCTGTCACCCCCAACGGCGGCTTTACTGGCTCCTGATTTGACTCCTATCTTGGGTAGTGATACCGGATATGCTTTCACGGTTAGCTACTCTGATGACTGGGAAATTCAAGAATCTACTTTAGATGATGCCGATATCCGGGTTATAGGACCATTAGGGGTTCAGCAACTGGCTAGTTTGGTGCGTGTCTACGGTGAGGAAAATGGAAACACCCGGAATGCTACCTATCAAATTACACCTTCTGGCGGCGTTTGGGATGTCTCCGACGGCGGAACTTATACCGTCATCATGGAACCCAATGCTGTTAGTGATATGGCAGGTAATTTTATCCCAACTGCCACTTTGGGTAGTTTTACCGTTGATTTTAGCGCTAATACACCGACTCAAAATATTGTTTTCCCGGCTGATGCAGGTGTGGTTGATGTTAGGGATTATGGAGCGATTCCTAATGATGGTATAGATGATACTGCTGCTATTCAGCAAGCTATTAATGAGAATGCTGGTCAAAATCGGATTATTTACTTCCCTAATGGGGTTTATGATGTTAGTGGAAGGATTGCATACCCTGGCAGTGAAAAGCGCAATATTCTTCAGGGGGAAAGCCGTGATGGCACTATTATTAGACTTCAAGATAATTTGGGTTTTGATACTGCGGTTATTGATACCGGAAATCCACCCGCTCAAAGGTTCCGCAATAGTATCAGGGATTTGACTGTTGATGTGGGTCAGGGAAACCCAGATGCGATCGCTATTAATTTTATAGCAAACAACCAGGGAACTCTCAATAATGTTCGCATAGTTTCCCGTGATGGACAAGGTGCGATCGGTCTTGATCTCGCCACCGATGAAAATGGACCTCTACTGGTTAAGGATGTCGAAGTCGTCGGATTTGATGTCGGTATTCGGACTTGGAATCCTACCGCTACTCAAACACTCGAAGGCGTTAAACTTGTTAATCAAAATGTTTATGGTTGGCAGAATTTTAATCAAACTCTGTTTGTGCGAGACTTAGAAAGCACTAATGCCGTTCCCGTCATTTGGAATATGCCTGATGGTTCCAGTGATTTTACGATTATGGATGCTAACTTAACTGGGGTCGGTGCAGCCGCCACTCAACCTGCTATTCATAATCAAAAAGGGATGTATGTTAATAATCTCAATACCTCTGGTTATGAACTGGCTATTCTACAGGATGATAATGGACGAGGTAACTTGTCTCAACCTGATGGTTATGTGGCTGAGTGGATGGCGCGTGGTGGCTTTAATACCCTATTTGATGCTCCCACTCAGGCTTTTGAACTGGAAGTTTTGCCAACTCCCGTAGTCCCTTGGGATGATTTGTCTGATTGGGTCAGTCCTTTGGCTTTTGGTGGTTTGCCTAATGATGGCATTGATGATACCCTGGCAATTCAGGCGGCGATCGATTCTGGTGCTAGTACCGTTTACCTACCTAATGGGGTATGGAATATTGGTGGTAATCTTCAGTTAAGAAATAATCTACAGCGCTTTATTGGCACAGAAGCTACTATTCTAGGTAGTGGCACAATTACTGTCGCTGATGGCACTACCGATGTCGTCTCTGTGGAGCGTTTGGAAGCTCCAAATATTACCTTTGTTCAAGACAGCGATCGGACTATGGTTATGTCCAATATGATTATTAATCAGTATTTTAACACCAGTCAAGGAACTGGGGATTTATATATTGAAGATATCAGTGGCGGTCCTTGGTCTTTCACTAATCAAAATGTTTGGGCTCGTCAAATTAATCCCGAGACTATTCACACTCCCCGAATTAAGAATGATGGCGGTAATTTGTGGATTCTTGGCTACAAAACTGAGGATGAGGGGACATTAGTTGAGACTGTTAATGGTGGAAAAACTGAAGTTTTGGGCGCTTATATACTCCATGGAGAATTTGGAGATATCCCCGTTTTTATTAATAATGAATCCTCTCTAAGCTATGTCGCAGCCAGTTTCCGATCTTTCAAGGGTGAGCCTTTACCCGCTGTCGGAGTAGAGGAAATTCAGAACCTGGAAACCAGACGAACTGTGGGACTTCCTGGCTACTATAGTTCTACCTCTTTAAATCGGGTTCCCGTTAATACCATAGTTGGTACTCAAGGCGATGATTGGCTGAATGGAACAGACCCCAATTCCTCTAATCCTGGACGCGGACAAATAGATATATTGACAGGAAATGGCGGTTTTGATACATTTGTCTTAGGTGACAGTAATTCTGTGTACTATGATGATGGCATTGATGACCAACCCGGTTGGCAAGATTATGCTCTGATTACTGATTTTGATAATGATGTGATTCAGCTTCACGGTAGCTCAGAAGATTATCGCCTCGCAGATAGTCCCCAAGGCTTACCTAATGGGTTGGCTATCTTCTATAAAGGCGATGTTACTGATGAACTTATTGGTATTGTGCAAGGAATGAACAATATCAGTTTAAATAGTTCCTCTTTTGTTTATGTGTAA
- a CDS encoding ABC transporter ATP-binding protein has product MQNFINRFFFILPASPKQLVILVILFVVMSVLEAFGIGMIGPFLNLASHPNLVNESEFVASIYAGLNLTEASHGIALLGLFIIALFAIKSFLNWQIKTYVFGFCLKVRGKLCEKLIQEYLSVPYTFHLSKDSAAVIQCIIIYTQAFALDILMPILNSAANLMIIIALSGLLLMTSQLVVIVLIFLFLPLILILNAFKDKIKYWGKRVSYADESIIRIVNHSLGGIKETKVIGCSGFFEEQLSEQSREYIEAGTFLLSFQVVPRILVEAILILFLVGITSTMILLGQDIDGFIPALSIFALSSIRLLPAISNLSKDVSKLRSMTYVLERLSHDLREIETLKNSEVSNRTVVTKISQLADHKFKNKDFGQIIFDGVTYQYPGSESPAISDVSLSIRKGESIAFIGQSGAGKTTLVDIMLGLLIPQGGDIKIDDISIYNNLRSWQNMIGYIPQSIFLMADTIERNIAFGVADDLIDHKRLQQALEMAQLMDLVKELPDGINTMVGERGVRLSGGQRQRIGIARALYHERDILVLDEATSALDNETESLVTESIKSLSGIKTMIMIAHRLTTIQHCDRLYVMEKGRIVRSGTYNEIVLGNIQS; this is encoded by the coding sequence ATGCAGAATTTTATAAATCGGTTTTTTTTCATTCTTCCGGCTTCCCCAAAACAGTTAGTAATTTTAGTAATTTTATTTGTAGTCATGTCAGTGCTGGAAGCATTTGGGATTGGCATGATAGGACCTTTTTTGAATTTAGCTAGTCATCCCAATTTAGTCAATGAAAGTGAATTTGTAGCCTCTATATATGCTGGCTTAAATTTAACAGAAGCATCCCACGGTATAGCATTATTGGGATTGTTTATTATTGCTTTATTTGCTATTAAATCTTTCTTAAACTGGCAGATTAAAACCTATGTATTTGGGTTTTGTCTGAAAGTTCGTGGGAAATTGTGTGAAAAATTAATCCAAGAATATCTGTCTGTTCCTTATACTTTCCATTTGTCGAAGGATAGTGCTGCGGTCATTCAATGTATAATTATTTATACCCAGGCTTTTGCACTAGATATTCTTATGCCTATACTCAATTCGGCTGCCAATTTAATGATTATTATAGCTTTGAGTGGATTGCTATTGATGACCAGTCAATTGGTGGTAATTGTTTTAATATTTCTGTTTTTACCTTTAATTTTAATCCTGAATGCTTTTAAAGATAAAATTAAATACTGGGGTAAGCGTGTTAGTTATGCTGATGAATCGATAATTCGTATTGTTAATCATAGTTTAGGGGGGATTAAAGAAACTAAGGTAATTGGCTGTTCTGGCTTTTTTGAAGAACAACTGAGTGAGCAATCACGGGAATATATAGAGGCGGGAACTTTCTTACTTTCTTTTCAAGTTGTCCCCAGAATATTAGTTGAGGCAATTCTCATTTTATTTTTAGTGGGAATCACATCAACTATGATTCTACTGGGACAAGATATTGATGGATTTATTCCGGCATTAAGTATATTCGCTTTGTCATCAATTCGTTTACTACCAGCTATTTCTAATTTGAGTAAAGATGTGAGTAAATTGCGGAGTATGACCTATGTATTAGAAAGATTAAGTCATGATTTACGAGAAATTGAAACTCTCAAAAACAGCGAAGTTTCAAATCGCACCGTAGTTACAAAAATCAGTCAATTAGCTGACCATAAATTCAAGAATAAAGATTTTGGTCAGATTATTTTTGACGGTGTAACTTATCAATATCCTGGTTCTGAATCGCCAGCCATTTCCGACGTTTCTTTGTCGATTAGGAAGGGAGAATCGATTGCTTTTATTGGTCAGTCTGGAGCCGGAAAGACTACGTTAGTTGATATCATGCTGGGGTTATTAATACCCCAAGGTGGTGATATTAAAATTGATGATATTTCTATTTATAATAATTTGCGATCGTGGCAAAATATGATTGGCTATATTCCCCAGTCTATTTTTTTAATGGCAGATACAATAGAGAGAAATATTGCTTTCGGGGTGGCTGATGATTTAATTGATCATAAACGTCTACAACAGGCTTTAGAAATGGCTCAACTTATGGATTTGGTCAAAGAACTTCCCGATGGAATAAATACCATGGTCGGGGAAAGAGGAGTGCGCCTTTCTGGGGGTCAACGCCAACGGATTGGTATTGCTCGCGCTCTTTACCATGAACGGGATATTCTGGTGTTAGATGAGGCGACTTCGGCGTTAGATAATGAGACGGAAAGTTTGGTCACTGAGTCTATTAAATCTCTGAGTGGAATTAAAACTATGATTATGATTGCTCATCGTTTGACGACTATACAACATTGCGATCGCCTTTATGTCATGGAAAAAGGCCGCATTGTTAGGTCGGGGACTTATAACGAAATTGTCCTAGGAAATATTCAATCATAA